DNA from Desulfovibrio sp. X2:
TCGCCTCGAGCTCCATGCTCACGGAGATGCTCAAGGGCAAGACCGTGGAGCAGGCCAAGAAGATCAGCAACCGCGACATCGCCAACATGCTCGGCGGCCTGCCCAAGGAGAAGATGCACTGCTCCGTCATGGGCCAGGAGGCGCTCGAGGTCGCGCTCAAGAACTATTTCGGCGAGCCCGTGGAGGCCGAGGTGCCCGAGGGCGAGCTGGTCTGCAAGTGCTTCGGCGTCACGGACGAGCAGATCCGCCACGCCATCCGCGAGAACGACCTGAAGACGGTCGAGGACATCACCAACTACACCAAGGCGGGCGGCGGCTGCGGCGACTGCCTGGAGCGGCTGGGCGAGATCCTGGCCGAGGAGCGCGGACAGCAGAAGCCCGCTGCCAAGGCGCCCGTGCAGGAAAAGAAGCTGACCAACCTGCAGCGCATGCAGCTGGTGACCAAGGTCGTGGACGAGGAGATCCGCCCGACCCTGCGCAAGGACGGCGGCGACATCGAGCTTCTGGACATCGACGGCGCCACGGTCCTGGTGGCCCTGCGCGGCGCCTGCACCGGCTGCCCGTCCAGCAGGCTGACGCTGAAGAACCTCGTCGAACAGCGGCTGCGCGACGCCGTGGACCCGGCCATCGTGGTCAAGCAGGGCTAGGAGGCGGCCATGAGCAAAGAGATCTATCTGGACAACAACGCCACCACGCGCGTGGCGGACGAAGTCTTCGAGGAGATGCTGCCCTTCTTCAGGGACATGTACGGCAACCCCTCCAGCATGCACGCCTTCGGCGGGCAGGTGGGCCGCCACATCACCCAGGCGCGCGAGCGCGCGGCCGCGACGCTCGGCTGCCTGCCGACCGAGATCATCTTCACCTCGTGCGGCTCCGAGGGCGACAACACGGCCATCAACTCCGCGCTGACCGCCCAGCCCGACAAGCGCCACGTCATCACCACCAAGGTCGAGCATCCGGCCGTGCTCTCCTACTGCAAGCACCTGGAGACGCGCGGCTACGACGTGACCTACCTCGGCGTGGACAAGGAGGGGAACCTCTCCCTGGACGAATTCCGCGACTCGCTGCGCGACGACACGGCCATCGTCTCGGTGATGTACGCCAACAACGAGACCGGCGTGGTCTTCCCCATCCCCGAGATCGCGGCCATCTGCCGCGAGCGCGGCGTGACCAT
Protein-coding regions in this window:
- the nifU gene encoding Fe-S cluster assembly protein NifU, translated to MWEYTDKVREHFLHPRNVGEIPDANAVGEVGSLACGDALKLHLKINDQGVIEDARFQTFGCASAIASSSMLTEMLKGKTVEQAKKISNRDIANMLGGLPKEKMHCSVMGQEALEVALKNYFGEPVEAEVPEGELVCKCFGVTDEQIRHAIRENDLKTVEDITNYTKAGGGCGDCLERLGEILAEERGQQKPAAKAPVQEKKLTNLQRMQLVTKVVDEEIRPTLRKDGGDIELLDIDGATVLVALRGACTGCPSSRLTLKNLVEQRLRDAVDPAIVVKQG